The following are encoded in a window of Thermoflexus sp. genomic DNA:
- a CDS encoding excalibur calcium-binding domain-containing protein has protein sequence MDHRYGDPHRFDGDKDGIGCER, from the coding sequence GTGGACCATCGCTACGGGGATCCGCATCGCTTCGATGGGGATAAGGACGGGATCGGGTGTGAGCGGTGA
- a CDS encoding GNAT family N-acetyltransferase codes for MEQANRSRVRIRRAVPEDALGIARVRVITWKAQYAGIVPAEYLAQLSPEEDAPRWRRTLAHPAPGQFILVAEDQAQIVGFAAAGPERTGDEVYRGEVYAIYVLPEHQRQGIDRRLMSICARELLRDGIDTLLVWVLEANPARRFYEQLGGELVRTGWMEIGGARLRQLGYGWRDLHILIRR; via the coding sequence ATGGAGCAGGCCAATCGCTCACGGGTCCGCATTCGGAGGGCTGTCCCCGAGGACGCGCTGGGGATCGCGCGAGTTCGGGTGATCACGTGGAAGGCGCAGTATGCCGGGATCGTCCCCGCGGAATACCTGGCCCAGCTCTCCCCGGAGGAGGATGCTCCCCGCTGGCGACGGACGCTGGCGCATCCGGCGCCCGGCCAGTTCATTCTGGTAGCGGAAGATCAGGCGCAGATCGTGGGCTTCGCTGCCGCGGGCCCCGAGCGCACTGGAGATGAGGTATACCGGGGGGAGGTCTACGCGATCTATGTGCTGCCTGAGCATCAACGACAGGGCATCGATCGGCGGTTGATGAGCATATGCGCAAGGGAACTTCTCCGAGATGGCATCGATACGCTCCTGGTCTGGGTGCTCGAAGCGAACCCGGCCCGCCGGTTCTACGAGCAATTGGGCGGCGAACTCGTTCGAACGGGTTGGATGGAAATCGGAGGGGCCCGACTTCGGCAGCTGGGATATGGATGGAGGGATCTTCATATTCTGATCCGGCGATGA